From the genome of Ammoniphilus sp. CFH 90114, one region includes:
- the gucD gene encoding alpha-ketoglutaric semialdehyde dehydrogenase GucD, with the protein MTVKTEVKTYQNLINGQWVDAQKQEVEKSINPADYREIVGYVPLSTAEDVDMAVKAAKSAFPHWSKLSGGARGDVLRKAADLMEQRVNDIAETLTREMGKTLAEAKGEVMRAVAILRYYSSEGMRSIGEVIPSNEEGTLLFTSRSPLGVVGLITPWNFPVAIPIWKMAPALIYGNTVVMKPALEATVTAMKVMECLQEAGFPPGVINVVSGSGSKVGNALTEHPDVKAISFTGSNQVGQLIALKALERGAKYQLEMGGKNPVVVTQNADLELAAELTVSGSMKSSGQKCTATSRAIVVKEVYDEFREKVLQKVKGIKVGNGLAADTYMGPVASQNQYHNVLAAIQKGIDEGGHVVWGGKPLDQDEMAYGYFIEPTLIENVDPSMWIAQEEVFGPVLALIKVDSLDEALQVANDVKYGLSASIFTNHLNEVFQYLNEIEAGMIRVNGESSGVELQAPFGGVKASSTQAREQGRAAMEFFTTIKTVTIKA; encoded by the coding sequence ATGACAGTAAAAACAGAAGTTAAGACGTATCAGAATCTAATCAATGGTCAATGGGTAGACGCTCAAAAACAAGAAGTGGAGAAAAGCATTAATCCAGCCGATTATAGAGAGATCGTGGGTTACGTACCGTTATCTACAGCGGAGGACGTGGACATGGCGGTTAAAGCAGCAAAGTCGGCGTTTCCTCATTGGTCTAAGCTGTCAGGAGGAGCACGCGGGGATGTGTTGCGGAAAGCGGCAGATCTTATGGAACAAAGAGTCAACGATATTGCCGAAACGTTAACCCGTGAAATGGGAAAGACATTAGCGGAGGCAAAAGGAGAAGTAATGCGGGCGGTAGCCATTTTGCGATACTATTCCAGTGAAGGGATGAGATCCATTGGGGAAGTCATTCCCTCTAACGAGGAAGGGACCCTTCTATTTACATCCCGTTCTCCTTTAGGTGTAGTTGGACTCATAACACCATGGAACTTCCCTGTTGCTATCCCTATTTGGAAGATGGCTCCAGCCCTCATTTATGGGAATACCGTTGTGATGAAGCCTGCCTTGGAAGCAACCGTAACGGCTATGAAGGTCATGGAATGTCTACAAGAAGCAGGTTTTCCTCCTGGTGTAATCAATGTTGTGAGTGGTTCAGGGAGTAAGGTTGGGAATGCCCTTACTGAGCATCCGGATGTGAAAGCTATTTCGTTTACGGGATCAAACCAAGTGGGACAGTTGATTGCTTTAAAAGCACTAGAGCGCGGAGCTAAGTACCAATTGGAAATGGGTGGAAAAAATCCGGTTGTTGTTACCCAAAATGCTGACTTGGAGCTAGCAGCAGAGTTAACGGTGAGCGGAAGTATGAAGTCCTCGGGACAAAAATGTACAGCAACGAGCCGGGCTATCGTTGTTAAAGAGGTTTATGACGAATTCCGCGAGAAAGTCCTGCAAAAAGTAAAGGGTATAAAAGTAGGGAATGGATTAGCAGCAGATACGTATATGGGACCTGTTGCATCTCAGAACCAGTATCATAATGTTCTGGCTGCGATTCAAAAAGGGATCGATGAAGGTGGACATGTAGTCTGGGGTGGAAAGCCGTTGGATCAGGATGAAATGGCATACGGTTATTTTATCGAACCTACTTTAATTGAGAATGTTGATCCGTCCATGTGGATTGCTCAAGAAGAAGTGTTCGGTCCTGTTTTAGCGCTGATAAAGGTCGACTCTTTAGATGAGGCGCTACAAGTAGCCAATGATGTGAAATATGGTCTAAGTGCCTCCATTTTTACCAATCATCTAAACGAAGTCTTCCAATACTTAAATGAAATTGAAGCCGGTATGATCCGAGTGAATGGTGAGAGCTCAGGTGTAGAACTGCAGGCTCCATTCGGTGGGGTAAAGGCCTCTAGCACTCAGGCGAGAGAGCAAGGAAGAGCCGCCATGGAATTCTTCACTACCATTAAAACGGTAACGATCAAAGCATAA
- a CDS encoding ABC transporter ATP-binding protein — MSEITLSVKGLRKTIGKKEIIKGLDFELKRGEVFGFLGPNGAGKTTTIRMLVSLIKPTAGSIEICGYNVEKDFVKAMSQLGCIVENPELYPYLTGWENLEHFAHMLPQVDREHMDSVVKLVRLQERIHDPVKTYSLGMRQRLGIAQALLGKPKVLILDEPTNGLDPAGIREMRGFIRYLAEEEGLSVLVSSHLLSEIQLMCDRVAIISRGEIIKVDTVDSLLSLQERLIWRVTPQDKAKALLEQWTPVSVGPEGTLVTTYSDEYAAVWNRNLVEQGVEVKEMQRKLPALEDLFLELTGGETVD, encoded by the coding sequence ATGAGCGAGATTACGCTTTCGGTGAAAGGACTTCGAAAAACGATCGGCAAAAAGGAAATTATTAAGGGGCTGGACTTTGAACTGAAAAGAGGAGAGGTCTTTGGTTTTCTAGGGCCTAACGGGGCGGGGAAGACCACGACCATTCGCATGCTCGTAAGCTTAATTAAACCCACGGCAGGCTCGATTGAAATTTGCGGATATAATGTGGAAAAGGACTTTGTCAAAGCCATGAGTCAACTAGGGTGTATCGTAGAAAATCCCGAGCTCTATCCTTATCTAACAGGGTGGGAAAATCTCGAACATTTTGCCCATATGCTGCCCCAAGTCGATCGTGAGCACATGGATTCTGTTGTGAAACTAGTACGGTTACAGGAACGAATCCATGATCCGGTTAAGACGTACTCCTTAGGAATGAGACAGCGGCTGGGCATTGCTCAGGCTCTTCTTGGAAAGCCGAAGGTTCTGATCCTCGATGAACCAACAAACGGTCTTGACCCGGCTGGAATTCGAGAGATGCGCGGTTTTATTCGATACTTGGCAGAGGAAGAAGGACTTAGTGTCTTGGTTTCTAGTCACTTGCTGAGTGAAATTCAACTCATGTGTGATCGAGTCGCGATTATATCAAGAGGAGAAATCATTAAAGTAGATACGGTTGATTCTCTTCTATCTTTGCAGGAAAGATTAATTTGGCGGGTGACTCCTCAGGACAAGGCTAAAGCCTTACTAGAACAATGGACGCCTGTATCTGTTGGGCCTGAAGGGACACTTGTCACGACATATAGCGATGAGTATGCAGCGGTGTGGAATCGAAATCTAGTGGAACAGGGCGTAGAGGTAAAAGAAATGCAAAGAAAACTCCCTGCGCTGGAGGATCTATTCCTTGAATTGACAGGAGGTGAAACGGTTGATTAA
- a CDS encoding acyl-CoA thioesterase gives MEPKHCKESRIVKTSRVMPPNTNTHGTLFGGKLMSDIDDVASLSAIRHSHQKVVTASTDSVDFLMPITLDDSVTLESYVVSTGKTSMEVFVKVIAENLFTGERRIAATSFLTFVALDENKKPLQVPAVVPSTEEEKKLNEMAPQRAMMRKARREESKQFASYLSTADYWDQMELGK, from the coding sequence ATGGAACCAAAGCATTGTAAAGAATCCCGTATTGTGAAAACGAGTCGAGTTATGCCACCGAATACGAATACCCATGGTACCTTATTTGGAGGGAAATTAATGTCTGACATTGACGATGTTGCCTCCTTGTCTGCCATCAGACACAGCCATCAAAAAGTTGTGACGGCATCTACGGATTCTGTTGATTTTTTAATGCCGATTACTTTAGACGACTCTGTGACCCTTGAATCCTATGTGGTATCTACTGGGAAGACATCCATGGAGGTTTTTGTTAAGGTTATTGCAGAAAATCTGTTTACGGGAGAACGTCGGATTGCGGCGACCTCGTTCTTAACCTTTGTGGCCTTAGATGAGAATAAGAAACCGCTGCAGGTACCTGCTGTCGTCCCAAGCACGGAAGAGGAAAAAAAGTTGAACGAAATGGCTCCTCAGAGAGCGATGATGAGGAAAGCACGACGCGAAGAAAGTAAGCAATTTGCTTCTTATTTATCAACAGCCGATTATTGGGATCAAATGGAATTAGGAAAGTGA
- the cysI gene encoding assimilatory sulfite reductase (NADPH) hemoprotein subunit, with the protein MANQILKAPEGPPSDVERIKDESNYLRGTLKESMLEHLSAGISDDDNRLMKFHGSYLQDDRDLRNERQKQKLEPAYQFMLRVRTPGGVATPEQWLVMDDLAQKYGNGTLKLTTRQAFQMHGILKWNMKKTIQEIHASLLDTIAACGDVNRNVMCNPNPDLSELHSEVFEWSKKLSDDLLPRTRAYHELWLDEEKVAGTSDVEEIEPMYGPLYLPRKFKIGIAVPPSNDIDVYSQDLGFIAIVEDGKLAGFNVAIGGGMGMSHGDKTTYPQLAKVIGFCKPEKIYDVAEKIITIQRDYGNRSARKHARFKYTVDRLGLETVVAELEARLGWSLSEAKPFHFDHNGDRYGWVKGHQGKWHFTLFVEGGRITDLEEYKLMTGLREIAKIHTGDFRLTANQNLMIANVSSQKKKKITELIEQYGLTDGKHYSALRRSSLACVALPTCGLAMAEAERYLPVLVDKIDEIMDENGLRDKEITIRMTGCPNGCGRHALGEIAFIGKAPGKYNMYLGAAFDGSRLSKMYRENIGEEEILTVLRTLLPRYAKERQDGEHFGDFVIRAGIIEAVTDGTNFHE; encoded by the coding sequence ATGGCAAACCAAATATTAAAAGCACCGGAAGGCCCGCCGAGTGATGTGGAGCGGATTAAAGACGAAAGTAATTACTTGCGCGGGACGTTAAAAGAATCGATGCTAGAACATTTAAGCGCGGGAATTTCGGATGATGATAATCGTCTGATGAAATTTCACGGCAGCTACTTGCAGGATGATCGAGACTTACGCAACGAGCGTCAAAAGCAAAAGCTAGAACCTGCTTATCAGTTCATGCTTCGTGTACGTACGCCAGGTGGTGTGGCGACACCAGAACAATGGCTGGTGATGGACGATCTCGCCCAAAAGTATGGAAATGGGACCTTGAAGCTGACGACGCGTCAAGCATTCCAGATGCACGGAATCCTAAAGTGGAATATGAAAAAGACAATTCAAGAAATTCATGCTTCCCTTTTAGACACGATTGCGGCTTGCGGCGACGTAAACCGTAACGTCATGTGTAACCCCAATCCAGATTTATCGGAGCTTCACAGCGAAGTTTTTGAATGGTCGAAAAAACTCAGTGATGATCTATTACCGCGTACTAGAGCGTACCATGAGCTATGGTTGGATGAAGAAAAAGTGGCTGGTACTTCAGATGTGGAAGAAATCGAGCCTATGTATGGACCGTTGTATTTACCCCGTAAGTTTAAAATTGGAATCGCGGTGCCGCCATCCAACGATATCGATGTCTATTCCCAAGATCTTGGCTTCATCGCCATCGTAGAGGACGGAAAATTAGCTGGGTTTAACGTGGCGATTGGCGGCGGTATGGGGATGTCGCACGGGGACAAAACAACGTATCCGCAATTGGCTAAGGTGATTGGATTCTGTAAGCCGGAAAAAATATATGATGTAGCCGAAAAAATCATTACGATTCAGCGCGATTATGGAAACCGCTCCGCACGTAAGCATGCCCGCTTTAAGTACACGGTAGACCGTCTAGGTCTTGAGACGGTTGTTGCGGAATTAGAAGCTCGTCTTGGCTGGAGCCTGTCTGAGGCGAAGCCGTTTCACTTCGATCATAATGGTGACCGATACGGTTGGGTAAAAGGACATCAAGGAAAATGGCACTTCACTTTGTTCGTAGAAGGTGGACGCATCACAGATCTAGAAGAATACAAGCTGATGACAGGCTTGCGCGAAATCGCCAAAATTCATACAGGGGATTTTCGTCTGACCGCCAACCAAAACTTGATGATCGCGAACGTATCGAGTCAGAAAAAGAAGAAGATTACAGAGCTCATCGAGCAATATGGCTTAACGGATGGAAAACATTATTCCGCTTTACGTCGCAGTTCTCTGGCCTGTGTGGCGCTACCCACTTGCGGTCTTGCCATGGCGGAAGCGGAACGCTACTTGCCTGTTCTCGTGGATAAGATTGATGAGATAATGGATGAGAACGGCCTACGAGACAAGGAAATCACCATCCGTATGACGGGGTGCCCGAATGGTTGCGGCCGCCATGCATTAGGTGAGATTGCCTTTATCGGTAAGGCGCCTGGAAAATACAATATGTATCTCGGAGCTGCCTTCGACGGAAGTCGTTTAAGTAAAATGTACCGTGAAAATATCGGAGAAGAAGAGATACTAACTGTGCTTCGAACCCTTCTTCCTCGTTATGCGAAAGAGCGCCAGGATGGCGAGCACTTCGGTGACTTTGTGATCCGCGCAGGAATTATTGAAGCTGTGA
- a CDS encoding radical SAM/SPASM domain-containing protein, with product MKTFKKVYVEITSVCNLACAFCPQTGRQAKFINVDKFREILDQIKPHTNHIYLHVKGEPLLHPKIDELLDISHEKGFKVNITSNGTLLPKVKHKLLGKPALRQMNFSLHSFDGHEGSENREGYLSNILSFVREVVEHNVIISLRLWNLDQDNATNLEKNRNRETLEVLEKEFNLDFKIEEKVLPGSGVKIANRIYLNQDHEFEWPSLQAAEDDGKGFCHALRSQAAILVDGTVVPCCLDGEGVINLGNINDSSFSEIVESERANNLFYGFSRRQAVEELCRKCGYRKRFGA from the coding sequence GTGAAAACCTTTAAAAAAGTATATGTTGAGATTACTAGCGTTTGCAACCTTGCTTGCGCCTTCTGTCCGCAAACGGGTCGACAGGCTAAGTTTATTAATGTGGATAAATTTCGTGAGATTCTGGACCAAATCAAGCCACACACGAATCATATTTATCTTCATGTCAAAGGAGAACCTCTCCTTCATCCCAAAATTGATGAATTGTTAGATATCAGCCACGAAAAAGGCTTTAAGGTTAATATTACATCGAATGGAACGTTGCTTCCGAAAGTGAAGCACAAGCTTCTAGGAAAACCAGCCCTCCGTCAAATGAACTTCTCTCTTCATAGTTTTGATGGCCATGAGGGTTCTGAGAACCGAGAAGGATACCTGTCCAATATCTTGTCTTTTGTCAGGGAAGTTGTGGAACACAACGTGATTATTTCTTTGAGATTGTGGAACTTAGATCAAGATAATGCGACGAACCTAGAAAAAAACAGAAACCGTGAAACTCTTGAAGTCTTGGAGAAAGAGTTTAACCTTGATTTTAAAATTGAGGAAAAAGTGCTGCCGGGGAGCGGAGTCAAGATCGCAAATCGTATCTACTTGAACCAAGACCATGAATTTGAGTGGCCGAGTTTACAAGCGGCGGAAGACGATGGAAAAGGATTTTGTCATGCGCTTCGAAGTCAAGCTGCTATACTTGTTGATGGTACCGTTGTTCCGTGCTGTTTAGATGGTGAAGGTGTCATCAATTTAGGTAATATTAATGATTCCTCCTTCTCAGAAATTGTAGAAAGCGAAAGAGCGAATAATCTCTTTTACGGATTCTCTAGGAGACAAGCGGTTGAGGAATTATGCAGAAAGTGCGGATATAGGAAAAGATTTGGTGCTTGA
- a CDS encoding nitroreductase family protein: MSNLQSVVEKFRQPTYDINPIFLNRWSPRSFLEKDVPEDVLLSLFEAARWAPSAFNLQPWRFILARTKEDREKFYTFIGEFNRTWCENAPVLALIVSQNTTDKGKNKSHSFDAGSAWGYLSLEAVNKGLITHPMTGFDFDQAREVLNVPEEYSIEALIAIGYQGENNSLPENLQQREQPSPRRELRESLFEGGFGREIK; encoded by the coding sequence ATGAGCAACTTACAATCTGTCGTTGAAAAGTTTCGTCAACCTACATATGATATTAATCCTATATTCTTAAATCGCTGGTCTCCTCGTTCCTTCCTAGAGAAGGATGTCCCTGAAGACGTCCTGCTAAGCCTGTTCGAAGCAGCACGTTGGGCCCCTTCTGCCTTCAATCTGCAGCCATGGCGATTCATTCTTGCCCGCACGAAGGAAGATCGCGAAAAATTTTACACTTTTATCGGAGAATTCAACCGGACATGGTGTGAGAACGCTCCCGTCTTGGCTCTTATCGTTTCACAGAACACCACAGATAAAGGCAAAAATAAATCACACTCGTTTGATGCAGGATCTGCTTGGGGTTATTTATCTTTGGAGGCTGTTAATAAAGGTCTCATTACCCATCCTATGACAGGTTTTGACTTCGATCAGGCACGTGAAGTTTTAAATGTACCGGAAGAATACTCCATTGAAGCCCTCATCGCTATTGGGTACCAAGGGGAAAACAACAGCCTACCTGAGAACTTACAGCAAAGGGAGCAACCATCTCCTCGTCGTGAGTTAAGAGAATCCCTGTTTGAAGGCGGATTTGGTCGAGAGATAAAGTAG
- a CDS encoding helix-turn-helix domain-containing protein: MSSEKKEINNYNDCPLTFALNIIGGKWRLPIIWALWKNKTLRYNELKRNVSGITNMMLAQSLKEMETYGLIVRKQYMEIPPRVEYSLTNAGVDLVQNLESLAKWGKRMQEK, translated from the coding sequence ATGAGTAGTGAAAAAAAAGAAATAAATAATTATAATGACTGTCCTTTAACCTTCGCCTTGAACATCATTGGAGGAAAATGGAGACTTCCTATCATCTGGGCGTTGTGGAAAAACAAGACGTTGCGTTACAACGAATTGAAAAGAAATGTATCTGGCATAACAAATATGATGTTAGCTCAATCCTTAAAAGAAATGGAGACTTACGGACTTATTGTTCGAAAACAATATATGGAAATTCCCCCAAGGGTTGAATATTCCTTGACTAATGCAGGGGTAGATCTTGTACAAAACCTGGAATCACTAGCCAAATGGGGGAAGAGGATGCAGGAGAAATAG
- a CDS encoding GNAT family N-acetyltransferase, whose product MNLVYEVISEEKMEVCRDLCNELMAFQKSKSHIRTELFDSMNFETRMVPSIKKAIHNFIVVVKDADRIVGYVYSNISPKETYSNEFATFFDLDSVRRKNVGCLSQFYIREEYQKHGVGSTLFDMSMEWLKGFDDVEDYFIYVSNGNYNALEFYKRKGFAVSHDILDGFITVLRSKKEDLRRA is encoded by the coding sequence ATGAATCTAGTATATGAGGTCATATCGGAAGAAAAAATGGAAGTTTGTAGAGACTTGTGTAACGAACTCATGGCTTTCCAAAAATCCAAATCCCACATCAGAACAGAGTTATTTGATAGTATGAACTTTGAAACGAGAATGGTACCTTCTATAAAAAAGGCCATACATAATTTTATTGTAGTAGTGAAGGACGCCGATAGAATAGTAGGTTACGTTTATTCTAATATCTCTCCTAAAGAAACGTATTCTAATGAGTTTGCCACTTTCTTTGACCTTGATTCTGTTCGCAGAAAAAATGTGGGGTGTTTATCCCAATTCTATATCAGAGAAGAGTATCAGAAACACGGGGTTGGTTCAACCTTGTTTGATATGTCGATGGAATGGTTGAAGGGATTTGATGATGTAGAGGATTATTTTATTTACGTTTCTAATGGGAATTACAACGCCCTTGAATTCTATAAAAGAAAGGGCTTTGCTGTTAGTCATGATATCTTGGATGGTTTTATAACCGTTTTACGGAGTAAGAAAGAAGATTTGAGAAGAGCCTAG
- a CDS encoding SGNH/GDSL hydrolase family protein produces the protein MQKYTVKMITVLSGLSFLLLLIGFGLTLQSHFFGTVAASVTKTEANSSEKAVEGRTLVALGDSLTRGTGDSNGKGYVGYLVDLLEEQSGEKVVLQNLGVKGYRSDQLLELVKQQEVKRQIQDADWIVMTIGGNDLFRGGRTLIDLDVDAIDKLREEYLVNFKQITNEIRSVNQDATIYYLGLYNPFINLDDSDITTKAVRQWNYETNEWLDQDKHSVFVPTFDLFQLQVDDFLFSDKFHPNTIGYQMMAERVAALITK, from the coding sequence GTGCAAAAGTATACGGTAAAAATGATTACTGTTTTATCTGGTTTATCCTTTTTGCTTTTGTTAATAGGGTTTGGTTTGACCTTGCAAAGTCACTTTTTCGGTACCGTTGCTGCATCAGTGACAAAAACGGAAGCTAATAGCTCGGAAAAGGCTGTAGAAGGAAGAACTCTCGTAGCCTTGGGCGATTCTCTCACGAGAGGAACAGGAGATTCCAATGGCAAGGGCTATGTTGGCTATTTAGTCGATCTCTTAGAGGAACAATCCGGTGAGAAGGTGGTTCTTCAAAATCTTGGTGTGAAGGGTTATCGTTCTGATCAATTGCTCGAGCTTGTAAAACAGCAAGAAGTAAAACGGCAGATCCAAGACGCGGATTGGATTGTCATGACCATCGGTGGAAATGACCTTTTCCGTGGAGGAAGAACTCTTATTGATCTTGATGTGGATGCGATCGATAAGCTTCGTGAGGAATATCTAGTAAACTTTAAGCAAATTACGAATGAAATTCGGTCTGTCAATCAGGACGCTACGATCTATTATTTAGGGTTGTATAACCCATTCATTAACCTCGATGATTCAGATATCACGACAAAGGCGGTACGCCAGTGGAACTATGAGACCAATGAGTGGCTCGACCAGGACAAGCATAGTGTGTTCGTACCTACTTTTGATCTCTTTCAATTACAAGTAGATGACTTTTTATTCTCAGATAAATTCCACCCGAATACAATCGGGTATCAGATGATGGCGGAGCGTGTCGCTGCATTGATTACAAAGTAA
- a CDS encoding ABC transporter permease, with translation MINLVQNEMLKLVRKKKLVVIALIISVLVGMFTYAQFKVVERTVERLGTVDWRTTLQQQIIDTQNRLTSSRISDEWRSQLQLRIQQQQYYLDSDINPMEPGAPTFMRMFAENAINLFIPLMVMVVAADLVSSERSGGTVKLLLTRPVRRWKILMSKYITLVLSVSFIVAMFGLLSYLISGVVFGYGGWAAPVITGFTVEGGELNTAGVHLIPQWQYLLMVFGLVWFVALIVGTLTFMLSVLMRSTAAGMGVMLAALISGAILNNMVASWESAKYLFMINLKVTDYLAGNTPPIEGMTLGFSLVVLAVWGIGALLVSFSVFTRQDVY, from the coding sequence TTGATTAATCTAGTTCAAAATGAAATGCTTAAGCTCGTCCGTAAGAAAAAGCTGGTCGTGATTGCCCTGATTATTAGTGTGCTCGTGGGAATGTTCACTTATGCTCAATTTAAGGTTGTGGAAAGAACAGTCGAGAGATTAGGGACAGTGGATTGGCGGACGACGCTTCAGCAACAAATTATCGACACCCAGAATCGCCTTACTAGCAGCAGAATTTCGGATGAATGGAGAAGCCAACTGCAATTACGTATTCAGCAGCAGCAGTATTACCTAGATAGTGATATTAATCCGATGGAGCCGGGAGCTCCAACGTTCATGCGCATGTTTGCAGAGAATGCAATCAATCTGTTTATCCCGCTGATGGTTATGGTAGTGGCTGCCGACTTGGTTTCCTCCGAACGGAGCGGGGGGACAGTGAAGCTCCTTCTAACTCGGCCGGTTCGGCGCTGGAAAATCCTCATGAGCAAGTATATCACCTTAGTGCTCTCGGTTTCCTTCATTGTGGCTATGTTCGGTCTGCTTTCCTATCTCATCTCTGGCGTCGTCTTCGGTTATGGAGGATGGGCAGCACCGGTCATTACCGGATTTACGGTTGAGGGGGGAGAGTTGAATACAGCTGGTGTTCACCTGATCCCACAATGGCAATATTTGCTGATGGTTTTCGGTTTAGTATGGTTTGTGGCGTTGATCGTGGGTACCCTTACCTTCATGCTGTCTGTTTTAATGCGAAGCACAGCGGCGGGTATGGGAGTGATGTTAGCGGCTTTGATTTCTGGAGCTATATTAAACAACATGGTGGCTTCATGGGAATCCGCAAAGTATCTATTTATGATTAATTTAAAGGTTACCGATTATTTGGCAGGAAACACACCGCCTATTGAAGGTATGACCCTCGGCTTTTCTTTAGTTGTACTAGCCGTATGGGGGATTGGTGCACTGCTTGTTTCCTTTAGCGTCTTTACTAGGCAGGATGTGTATTAA
- a CDS encoding assimilatory sulfite reductase (NADPH) flavoprotein subunit, whose product MQLQVVNSPFNQEQAELLNRLLPTLTPSQKVWLSGFLAASQVTTAIESTEAQVSQTQASAPAAPQPISKEVAILYGSQSGNAQRLGVKAGKSLEGRGYQVTVSSMSDFKPNNLKKLSNLLVFVSTHGEGEPPDNALSFHEFLHSKRAPKLEGLRFSVLALGDSSYEFFCKTGIDFDQRLEELGGERLFPRVDCDVDYDEPAAEWFEGVLSRLGEGSVSMPTGTSATAAQVKESVYSRTNPFYAEVLENINLNGRGSNKETRHLEISLEGSGLSFEPGDSLGIYPENDPVLVDQLLEELKWDPQGTVTVNKQGEIRALKEALTSHFEITVLTKPLLQQAASFLSKDEAKELIAAGNEDKLKAYLQGRDLLDLIRDYGPWKGSAQDFISVLRKIPPRLYSIASSLAANPDEVHLTMGAVRYDAHGRERKGVCSIYCAERLQPGDKVSIYLQQNQNFKLPANPDTPIIMVGPGTGVAPFRSFMQEREESGAEGKSWMFFGDQHFVTDFLYQTEWQKWIKNGVLTKMDVAFSRDRDEKVYVQHRMLENSKELFAWLQEGAVVYICGDEKNMARDVHNTLVEIIEKEGGISREQAEAYLADMQQQKRYQRDVY is encoded by the coding sequence ATGCAACTTCAAGTTGTGAACAGTCCGTTTAATCAGGAGCAGGCAGAGCTCCTCAATCGTCTTCTGCCTACATTAACACCATCCCAAAAGGTCTGGTTGAGCGGCTTTTTGGCTGCATCTCAGGTTACAACGGCTATAGAATCCACAGAAGCACAAGTATCGCAAACGCAAGCTTCTGCCCCAGCCGCGCCCCAGCCGATTTCGAAGGAGGTAGCAATTCTTTACGGATCGCAATCCGGTAATGCTCAGCGTCTTGGTGTAAAAGCAGGAAAATCGCTAGAAGGACGTGGCTATCAAGTCACCGTTTCGTCCATGAGTGATTTCAAGCCAAATAACTTAAAAAAATTAAGCAACCTGCTTGTTTTCGTGAGCACGCATGGGGAAGGCGAGCCACCGGATAATGCGTTGTCGTTCCATGAGTTTCTTCATAGCAAACGAGCTCCTAAGCTCGAAGGTTTGCGCTTCTCGGTGCTGGCACTAGGAGATAGTTCTTATGAATTCTTCTGTAAGACGGGTATCGATTTTGATCAGCGTCTAGAAGAGCTGGGTGGAGAACGTCTTTTCCCTCGTGTAGACTGTGATGTGGATTATGATGAGCCGGCAGCTGAATGGTTCGAAGGCGTTCTAAGCCGCTTAGGGGAAGGTTCGGTTTCCATGCCAACCGGCACTTCAGCAACGGCTGCTCAAGTCAAGGAATCCGTTTATTCTAGAACGAATCCCTTTTACGCAGAGGTCCTCGAAAATATCAATTTAAATGGACGTGGATCGAATAAGGAAACGCGTCACCTTGAAATCTCTTTAGAAGGTTCTGGACTGAGCTTTGAACCGGGAGATAGTCTCGGGATTTATCCGGAAAATGATCCTGTCCTCGTAGACCAACTTCTTGAGGAGTTGAAATGGGATCCGCAAGGGACCGTGACGGTCAATAAACAAGGAGAGATTCGTGCGCTCAAGGAAGCATTGACCTCTCACTTTGAGATAACGGTTTTAACTAAACCGCTTCTTCAGCAGGCAGCAAGTTTCTTATCGAAGGATGAAGCGAAAGAGCTGATAGCAGCGGGCAACGAAGATAAGTTAAAGGCTTATCTCCAGGGGCGCGATTTGCTTGATTTAATCCGTGATTATGGACCATGGAAAGGATCTGCTCAAGACTTTATCTCCGTATTACGCAAGATCCCCCCTCGTCTTTATTCGATTGCAAGCAGCTTAGCGGCCAATCCGGATGAAGTGCATCTTACGATGGGAGCGGTTCGCTATGATGCGCATGGACGTGAGAGAAAAGGGGTGTGCTCGATCTATTGTGCGGAGCGTTTACAGCCAGGAGATAAGGTTTCTATTTACCTCCAACAGAACCAAAACTTTAAGCTTCCGGCCAATCCAGATACGCCGATCATCATGGTAGGTCCAGGGACTGGGGTTGCACCGTTTCGTTCCTTTATGCAAGAGCGCGAAGAAAGTGGAGCAGAAGGAAAGTCTTGGATGTTCTTCGGGGATCAGCATTTTGTCACAGACTTCCTTTACCAGACGGAATGGCAAAAGTGGATCAAAAACGGGGTCCTCACGAAGATGGATGTTGCGTTTTCGCGTGATAGGGATGAGAAAGTATATGTTCAGCACCGGATGCTCGAAAACAGTAAAGAATTGTTTGCTTGGCTGCAGGAAGGTGCCGTTGTTTACATCTGTGGAGATGAAAAGAATATGGCACGTGATGTTCATAACACGCTGGTCGAGATTATTGAAAAAGAAGGCGGGATCAGTCGTGAGCAAGCAGAGGCTTACCTAGCCGATATGCAACAGCAAAAACGCTATCAGCGCGATGTATATTGA